From Girardinichthys multiradiatus isolate DD_20200921_A chromosome 3, DD_fGirMul_XY1, whole genome shotgun sequence, the proteins below share one genomic window:
- the rpp25l gene encoding ribonuclease P protein subunit p25-like protein — MENYSKARVVEQPSACPFPNLSADTPEVRVKDGSKIRNLLRFALSRMEANPRGTEEEQRRPTPDEGSLEGPQEAVGRPLCKQIIFTACGKGVSKAITCAEIVKRRLKGLHQLTKLTYSKVLEVWEPLEPAAGLDSLTVSRNLPAIWILLSKEPLDLDQPGYQAPGRYDALWAQAAGREEGGGVTGQRAGHRRKRGGGGGGGRGKGSGRQSGRSRESGKGQT, encoded by the coding sequence ATGGAGAACTACAGTAAAGCTCGGGTTGTGGAGCAGCCGTCTGCCTGTCCGTTCCCCAACCTCTCCGCTGACACCCCGGAAGTCCGCGTTAAAGACGGCAGCAAGATCCGGAACCTGCTGCGCTTCGCCCTGAGCCGCATGGAGGCCAATCCCAGAGGAACTGAGGAAGAGCAGAGGCGTCCTACTCCTGACGAAGGAAGCCTGGAAGGTCCTCAGGAAGCAGTGGGCCGGCCTCTCTGCAAACAGATCATCTTCACCGCCTGCGGGAAGGGCGTCTCCAAAGCCATCACGTGTGCTGAGATTGTGAAGCGGCGCCTGAAGGGGCTCCACCAGCTCACCAAGCTGACCTACAGCAAAGTTCTGGAGGTGTGGGAGCCTCTGGAGCCCGCCGCCGGCCTCGATAGCCTCACTGTCAGCAGGAACCTGCCCGCCATCTGGATCCTCCTCTCCAAGGAGCCACTGGACTTGGACCAGCCCGGATACCAGGCACCTGGCCGCTACGACGCCCTGTGGGCTCAGGCTGCCGGTAGGGAGGAGGGTGGGGGGGTCACAGGGCAGCGAGCAGGACACAGGAGGAAgagaggaggtggaggtggaggtggcaGAGGGAAAGGATCTGGCCGTCAGAGCGGACGCTCCAGAGAGTCTGGAAAAGGACAGACATAA
- the LOC124866332 gene encoding uncharacterized protein LOC124866332, translated as MDRCDEREGIPARKRKTLCKYLEKWDSEFSFLKKSRMGHSHAFCKICNCDFSVSHGGRNDISQHEKSTKHKRWLEAQKHAQAMSTFVTRNTTEADQVINAEVKMAMLCAKNNVAFNFCDDFNKCVAEMFPDSAIARKFSAGKTKATQLIKGAIATELDDELAKTCRSQPFSVMCDESNNRKGNKEFVILTRLYNEATLQVVTRFMEMSVCNVGNAENLYEKLSEALRKRGIPWENLIAFNSDNASVMKDRHNSVISRLKQNQRHVQDLSCICHLAQLATGCGIRAAQVPVEDILVGIYTHFDKSAKRCELYKGFVDFTDSDHLKLLGYCSTRWLSLLTCIQRVLNQWDALQAYFNSQEEVERSAKVCDLASHLHDPIVKAYFMFLSAPKPLYEFNIVFQSEAVQIHRHEEEIYRLIKRILGFLIPASWVYLSRRWSMEKDISWLMKSSL; from the exons ATGGATAGATGTGACGAAAGGGAAGGCATTCCTGccagaaaaagaaagacattgtGCAAATATCTTGAAAAATGGGACAGCgaattttcttttctaaagaaGAGCAGGATGGGGCACAGTCACGCGTTCTGTAAGATTTGTAACTGCGATTTTAGTGTCTCCCACGGGGGAAGGAACGACATCAGTCAGCATGAAAAATCGACCAAGCACAAGCGCTGGCTAGAGGCACAGAAACATGCCCAGGCGATGTCAACATTTGTGACTAGAAATACCACCGAGGCAGACCAGGTCATAAATGCGGAGGTTAAAATGGCAATGCTGTGTGCCAAGAACAATGTTGCTTTCAACTTCTGTGATGACTTCAACAAGTGTGTAGCTGAAATGTTCCCGGACTCTGCTATCGCACGGAAATTCTCGGCGGGAAAAACCAAGGCTACCCAACTCATCAAAG GTGCCATAGCAACAGAGCTAGATGACGAGTTGGCCAAAACATGCCGATCTCAGCCATTTTCTGTGATGTGCGACGAATCGAACaacagaaaaggaaataaagaatTTGTCATCCTAACTAGACTCTACAATGAGGCCACTCTGCAGGTTGTTACAAGATTCATGGAGATGTCTGTATGCAACGTGGGAAATGCAGAAAATCTGTATGAAAAACTGAGTGAAGCACTAAG AAAAAGAGGCATCCCATGGGAGAACCTGATAGCCTTTAACTCTGATAATGCGAGTGTCATGAAAGACAGACACAACTCTGTTATCAGCAGACTGAAACAGAACCAGCGCCACGTCCAGGACCTCAGCTGCATCTGCCACCTGGCACAGCTGGCCACTGGCTGTGGCATCAGAGCAGCCCAGGTACCGGTGGAAGACATCCTGGTGGGGATATACACCCACTTTGATAAAAG TGCAAAAAGATGTGAACTCTACAAAGGGTTTGTAGATTTCACTGATTCAGACCACCTGAAGCTCCTCGGGTACTGCAGCACCAGATGGCTGAGTCTGCTAACCTGCATCCAGAGAGTGTTGAACCAGTGGGATGCACTGCAG GCCTACTTTAACAGTcaggaggaggtggagaggaGTGCCAAAGTGTGCGATCTAGCAAGCCATCTGCATGATCCAATCGTGAAGGCTTACTTCATGTTCCTGAGTGCTCCTAAGCCTTTATATGAATTTAATATTGTCTTCCAG tcagaggccgTGCAGATTCACAGACATGAAGAGGAGATCTACAGGCTGATCAAGAGGATCCTGGGGTTCCTCATACCAGCATCATGGGTGTACCTCTCAAGGAGGTGGAGTATGGAGAAGGACATCAGTTGGCTGATGAAGAGCTCTTTATAG
- the LOC124865372 gene encoding gamma-aminobutyric acid type B receptor subunit 2-like isoform X1: MARFGRVQEVLMLLLNVWPVLVLAGVRHPLPVLWMMPVNSGTGMENLTVGVVPAIRMALQDLERQAAPLGNYEVRLQLLDSQCDPAKALKALFDTLWVGPRYLLMLGGVCPPVTALIARSLPALSLLQVSFVAPPPDLSNRKWHRHLFSTVPSVRAANMAVVKLLQRYRWRRIGVFTQDRPGLTEMRKDLTRQLMKTDIQLTASESFSEDPCSSLKKLKDEDVRIIIGQFEDGSVTEVFCCAYRLNLFGPRYQWILAAEGPSGWRLGWQPSGCSVTSLLMAAEGSFRVQIKQFSSTNTPGVSGRTSQNYLESYLKQVIQEGSEVSPLHAFVYDAVWVAARALVQVTEAVKLRGKYGSLRNVTVSEEEEVKMLLEAVKNTQFEGVTGPVSFRNGERTAVVELIQFQGDSGVLVGEFNTSNQQVRLMTQLLKFKGPGPAKDQTLVHLQHRQVSLILYTLISSVATGTIFITLIILCIVIICHRRWPLRSGSSSQDELLLLGLLLSSSSVLFSGLNRTSLPDRTLEVLCSVRLWTLSVGHTAGFAALFTRTWRVYCLCSIKKKHRTRLQETGCVPLWILLLDVFVLTFWQILDPLRWVVLQHSLEEYLDDQDILIRSYSEQCRSTNMDLWLTAVYGYKAPLLGLGCFLAWNIRTADLGPPALSCALLALSMFSMTVFSMSGVSGSLLTSSDPSVQFCLCSVLILSCNLLILIGLFGPQICCMLCSSTKFQQASEMQDEAAEEEGVERLRRLNQDLRSQSAQLDVQVETITMELSEMLQDETGDRHGAGVTSLTLTHEALVCEEKSSGLENINSPDHVQRRLSMQLPILHHSYLPVIGGVSSSSSSLFVSQEAFAYRHHDHFLHT; encoded by the exons ATGGCTCGGTTCGGACGGGTGCAGGAGGTGTTAATGCTGCTGCTGAATGTCTGGCCGGTGCTGGTGCTGGCTGGGGTCCGGCATCCTCTGCCCGTGCTGTGGATGATGCCAGTCAATTCCGGGACGGGGATGGAGAACCTGACAGTCGGAGTGGTTCCAGCCATCAGAATGGCTCTGCAGGACCTAGAGAGACAAGCAGCACCGCTGGGGAACTACGAGGTCCGCCTGCAGCTGCTGGACTCACAG TGTGACCCTGCTAAAGCCCTCAAAGCACTGTTTGACACCTTGTGGGTGGGGCCCAGGTATCTTCTGATGTTAGGAGGGGTGTGTCCACCTGTGACGGCGCTCATCGCTCGTTCTCTGCCAGCTCTCAGCCTGCTGCAG GTGTCCTTTGTGGCTCCACCCCCCGACCTGTCCAACAGGAAGTGGCACAGGCACCTGTTCAGCACGGTGCCATCAGTCAGAGCTGCGAACATGGCTGTGGTGAAGCTGCTGCAGCGCTACAGGTGGAGGAGGATCGGGGTGTTCACACAGGACAGACCTGGACTGACTGAG ATGAGGAAAGATCTGACCCGACAGCTTATGAAGACCGACATTCAGCTCACTGCTTCAGAAAGCTTCTCTGAAGATCCCTGCAGCAGCTTGAAGAAGCTGAAG GATGAAGATGTTCGGATCATCATCGGACAGTTTGAAGATGGTTCTGTGACGGAGGTGTTCTGCTGT GCATACAGACTGAACCTGTTTGGACCTCGGTACCAGTGGATTTTAGCAGCTGAAGGACCATCTGGATGGAGGTTGGGATGGCAGCCTTCAGGATGTTCTGTTACCAGTCTGCTGATGGCTGCAGAAGGTTCCTTCAGGGTGCAGATCAAACAGTTCAGcagcacaaacacacctggagtCTCTGGACGG ACCTCTCAGAACTACCTGGAGTCTTACCTGAAACAGGTGATCCAGGAGGGGTCAGAGGTCAGCCCACTCCACGCTTTCGTCTATGATGCAGTTTGGGTCGCTGCCAGAGCTCTGGTTCAGGTGACAGAGGCGGTAAAACTCAGAGGAAAATATGGATCTCTGAGGAACGTCACAGttagtgaggaggaggaggtgaagATGCTGCTGGAGGCTGTGAAGAACACACAGTTTGAAGGAGTCACG GGTCCAGTTTCCTTTCGTAACGGAGAGAGAACGGCGGTGGTTGAGCTGATCCAGTTCCAGG GGGACAGCGGCGTGTTGGTGGGAGAGTTTAACACGAGTAACCAGCAGGTCCGACTCATGACCCAGCTGCTGAAGTTTAAAG GTCCTGGACCGGCCAAAGATCAGACTCTGGTCCATCTGCAGCACCGTCAGGTCAGCCTCATTCTGTACACCCTCATATCATCAGTAGCTACTGGAACCATCTTCATTACCCTGATCATCCTCTGCATCGTAATCATCTGCCACAGACGCTG GCCGCTGAGGTCCGGAAGTTCATCCCAGGATGAGTTGCTCCTGCTGGGCCTCTTGCTGTCTTCCTCATCAGTCCTCTTCTCTGGCCTGAACAGAACCTCGCTGCCTGACCGGACGTTGGAGGTCCTCTGCTCT GTTCGTTTGTGGACTCTGTCAGTGGGTCACACTGCGGGCTTCGCTGCTCTGTTCACCAGAACCTGGAGGGTTTATTGTCTCTGCAGCATCAAGAAGAAG CATCGGACCCGTCTGCAGGAAACAGGATGCGTTCCGCTCTGGATTCTCCTGCTGGATGTGTTTGTTCTGACCTTCTGGCAAATCCTGGACCCTCTCAGATGGGTGGTTCTTCAGCACAGCTTAGAG GAATACCTGGATGATCAGGACATCCTCATCCGATCGTATTCTGAACAGTGCAGAAGCACCAACATGGACCTGTGGCTCACAGCCGTCTACGGATACAAAGCTCCTCTGCTG GGTCTGGGCTGTTTCCTGGCCTGGAACATCAGGACTGCAGACCTTGGTCCTCCTGCACTCAGCTGTGCACTCCTCGCTCTCAGCATGTTTTCCATGACAGTGTTCAGCATGTCTGGAGTGTCGGGGTCGCTGTTGACGTCCAGCGATCCGTCTGTTCAGTTCTGTCTGTGCAGCGTCCTCATCCTCAGCTGTAACCTCTTGATCCTGATTGGCCTGTTCGGACCTCAG ATTTGTTGCATGTTGTGCAGCAGCACTAAGTTTCAGCAGGCGTCTGAGATGCAGGATGAAGCTGCAGAGGAAGAAGGCGTGGAACGGCTAAGGAGGCTAAATCAGGACCTCAGGAGTCAAAGCGCTCAG CTGGATGTTCAGGTTGAAACCATTACCATGGAGCTTTCTGAGATGCTCCAGGATGAAACAGGTGATAGACATG GAGCTGGAGTCACCTCTCTGACGTTGACTCATGAAGCTTTGGTCTGTGAGGAGAAAtcttcaggtctggagaacatcAACTCCCCTGACCA TGTTCAGCGCCGTCTCTCCATGCAGCTGCCCATCCTCCACCACTCCTACCTGCCCGTCATCGGAGGCGTCAGCTCCAGCAGCTCCAGCCTGTTCGTCAGCCAGGAAGCCTTTGCTTACCGTCACCATGACCACTTCCTGCACACCTga
- the LOC124865372 gene encoding gamma-aminobutyric acid type B receptor subunit 2-like isoform X2 — translation MARFGRVQEVLMLLLNVWPVLVLAGVRHPLPVLWMMPVNSGTGMENLTVGVVPAIRMALQDLERQAAPLGNYEVRLQLLDSQCDPAKALKALFDTLWVGPRYLLMLGGVCPPVTALIARSLPALSLLQVSFVAPPPDLSNRKWHRHLFSTVPSVRAANMAVVKLLQRYRWRRIGVFTQDRPGLTEMRKDLTRQLMKTDIQLTASESFSEDPCSSLKKLKDEDVRIIIGQFEDGSVTEVFCCAYRLNLFGPRYQWILAAEGPSGWRLGWQPSGCSVTSLLMAAEGSFRVQIKQFSSTNTPGVSGRTSQNYLESYLKQVIQEGSEVSPLHAFVYDAVWVAARALVQVTEAVKLRGKYGSLRNVTVSEEEEVKMLLEAVKNTQFEGVTGPVSFRNGERTAVVELIQFQGDSGVLVGEFNTSNQQVRLMTQLLKFKGPGPAKDQTLVHLQHRQVSLILYTLISSVATGTIFITLIILCIVIICHRRWPLRSGSSSQDELLLLGLLLSSSSVLFSGLNRTSLPDRTLEVLCSVRLWTLSVGHTAGFAALFTRTWRVYCLCSIKKKHRTRLQETGCVPLWILLLDVFVLTFWQILDPLRWVVLQHSLEEYLDDQDILIRSYSEQCRSTNMDLWLTAVYGYKAPLLGLGCFLAWNIRTADLGPPALSCALLALSMFSMTVFSMSGVSGSLLTSSDPSVQFCLCSVLILSCNLLILIGLFGPQICCMLCSSTKFQQASEMQDEAAEEEGVERLRRLNQDLRSQSAQLDVQVETITMELSEMLQDETGAGVTSLTLTHEALVCEEKSSGLENINSPDHVQRRLSMQLPILHHSYLPVIGGVSSSSSSLFVSQEAFAYRHHDHFLHT, via the exons ATGGCTCGGTTCGGACGGGTGCAGGAGGTGTTAATGCTGCTGCTGAATGTCTGGCCGGTGCTGGTGCTGGCTGGGGTCCGGCATCCTCTGCCCGTGCTGTGGATGATGCCAGTCAATTCCGGGACGGGGATGGAGAACCTGACAGTCGGAGTGGTTCCAGCCATCAGAATGGCTCTGCAGGACCTAGAGAGACAAGCAGCACCGCTGGGGAACTACGAGGTCCGCCTGCAGCTGCTGGACTCACAG TGTGACCCTGCTAAAGCCCTCAAAGCACTGTTTGACACCTTGTGGGTGGGGCCCAGGTATCTTCTGATGTTAGGAGGGGTGTGTCCACCTGTGACGGCGCTCATCGCTCGTTCTCTGCCAGCTCTCAGCCTGCTGCAG GTGTCCTTTGTGGCTCCACCCCCCGACCTGTCCAACAGGAAGTGGCACAGGCACCTGTTCAGCACGGTGCCATCAGTCAGAGCTGCGAACATGGCTGTGGTGAAGCTGCTGCAGCGCTACAGGTGGAGGAGGATCGGGGTGTTCACACAGGACAGACCTGGACTGACTGAG ATGAGGAAAGATCTGACCCGACAGCTTATGAAGACCGACATTCAGCTCACTGCTTCAGAAAGCTTCTCTGAAGATCCCTGCAGCAGCTTGAAGAAGCTGAAG GATGAAGATGTTCGGATCATCATCGGACAGTTTGAAGATGGTTCTGTGACGGAGGTGTTCTGCTGT GCATACAGACTGAACCTGTTTGGACCTCGGTACCAGTGGATTTTAGCAGCTGAAGGACCATCTGGATGGAGGTTGGGATGGCAGCCTTCAGGATGTTCTGTTACCAGTCTGCTGATGGCTGCAGAAGGTTCCTTCAGGGTGCAGATCAAACAGTTCAGcagcacaaacacacctggagtCTCTGGACGG ACCTCTCAGAACTACCTGGAGTCTTACCTGAAACAGGTGATCCAGGAGGGGTCAGAGGTCAGCCCACTCCACGCTTTCGTCTATGATGCAGTTTGGGTCGCTGCCAGAGCTCTGGTTCAGGTGACAGAGGCGGTAAAACTCAGAGGAAAATATGGATCTCTGAGGAACGTCACAGttagtgaggaggaggaggtgaagATGCTGCTGGAGGCTGTGAAGAACACACAGTTTGAAGGAGTCACG GGTCCAGTTTCCTTTCGTAACGGAGAGAGAACGGCGGTGGTTGAGCTGATCCAGTTCCAGG GGGACAGCGGCGTGTTGGTGGGAGAGTTTAACACGAGTAACCAGCAGGTCCGACTCATGACCCAGCTGCTGAAGTTTAAAG GTCCTGGACCGGCCAAAGATCAGACTCTGGTCCATCTGCAGCACCGTCAGGTCAGCCTCATTCTGTACACCCTCATATCATCAGTAGCTACTGGAACCATCTTCATTACCCTGATCATCCTCTGCATCGTAATCATCTGCCACAGACGCTG GCCGCTGAGGTCCGGAAGTTCATCCCAGGATGAGTTGCTCCTGCTGGGCCTCTTGCTGTCTTCCTCATCAGTCCTCTTCTCTGGCCTGAACAGAACCTCGCTGCCTGACCGGACGTTGGAGGTCCTCTGCTCT GTTCGTTTGTGGACTCTGTCAGTGGGTCACACTGCGGGCTTCGCTGCTCTGTTCACCAGAACCTGGAGGGTTTATTGTCTCTGCAGCATCAAGAAGAAG CATCGGACCCGTCTGCAGGAAACAGGATGCGTTCCGCTCTGGATTCTCCTGCTGGATGTGTTTGTTCTGACCTTCTGGCAAATCCTGGACCCTCTCAGATGGGTGGTTCTTCAGCACAGCTTAGAG GAATACCTGGATGATCAGGACATCCTCATCCGATCGTATTCTGAACAGTGCAGAAGCACCAACATGGACCTGTGGCTCACAGCCGTCTACGGATACAAAGCTCCTCTGCTG GGTCTGGGCTGTTTCCTGGCCTGGAACATCAGGACTGCAGACCTTGGTCCTCCTGCACTCAGCTGTGCACTCCTCGCTCTCAGCATGTTTTCCATGACAGTGTTCAGCATGTCTGGAGTGTCGGGGTCGCTGTTGACGTCCAGCGATCCGTCTGTTCAGTTCTGTCTGTGCAGCGTCCTCATCCTCAGCTGTAACCTCTTGATCCTGATTGGCCTGTTCGGACCTCAG ATTTGTTGCATGTTGTGCAGCAGCACTAAGTTTCAGCAGGCGTCTGAGATGCAGGATGAAGCTGCAGAGGAAGAAGGCGTGGAACGGCTAAGGAGGCTAAATCAGGACCTCAGGAGTCAAAGCGCTCAG CTGGATGTTCAGGTTGAAACCATTACCATGGAGCTTTCTGAGATGCTCCAGGATGAAACAG GAGCTGGAGTCACCTCTCTGACGTTGACTCATGAAGCTTTGGTCTGTGAGGAGAAAtcttcaggtctggagaacatcAACTCCCCTGACCA TGTTCAGCGCCGTCTCTCCATGCAGCTGCCCATCCTCCACCACTCCTACCTGCCCGTCATCGGAGGCGTCAGCTCCAGCAGCTCCAGCCTGTTCGTCAGCCAGGAAGCCTTTGCTTACCGTCACCATGACCACTTCCTGCACACCTga
- the LOC124865984 gene encoding uncharacterized protein LOC124865984 — protein MTFFKVLLCAALILQAVCGDSSSRGRRRNYSYDRSGQDLTNLFNSRVQKAERVWSPTTQTKDFDGRKTVSDFVRAGGGKYNTALDNCHWAARRMMNQ, from the exons ATGACTTTCTTTAAGGTGCTCCTGTGTGCAGCTCTGATCTTACAGGCTGTTTGTGGAGACTCCTCATCAAGAG GAAGACGCAGAAACTACAGCTATGATCGTTCGGGTCAGGACCTCACCAACCTCTTCAACTCCAGAGTCCAGAAAGCTGAGCGGGTCTGGAGTCCA ACGACCCAGACCAAAGACTTCGACGGTAGGAAGACGGTTTCAGACTTCGTGCGTGCTGGCGGTGGCAAATACAACACTGCTCTCGATAACTGCCACTGGGCGGCTCGCAGGATGATGAACCAATAA
- the tmem116 gene encoding transmembrane protein 116, translating into MWPSETLSFSHNPETNTTSPVDWTQVYEAIRWIQLIMALFSILGSGSIIFLIIPRLRLTPELQPLFQLSLADLVLAACWLIGAILYSQRCNHLSTLCYNLHTVEQILYMASFFFTLNYVWNLFTVTREKFNSCLSGYSVQFSNSVSLAAKMIIAISILVPTLLMVPVFILGNINHCQANFTEPYRCLLMHTGALFLRPGHQQLSATCSFLHIYQIVVFLSIFLLTLLSITVLVVKARCIYRRAVTANGYLGNEQRALFRVMDLRMLLYPLVFIFCWGPAVALAFLRVAKPSSGHGVLGVCLYISEAFTSASQGFLNCLVYGWTRLHLRRAGLTFFSRDVDTQTPLLRSQQIRSYLAPRTIG; encoded by the exons ATGTGGCCTTCAGAGACGCTGAGCTTCTCCCACAACCCAGAAACAAACACCACCAGCCCCGTGGACTGGACCCAG GTGTACGAGGCCATCAGGTGGATCCAGCTGATCATGGCTCTGTTCAG CATTCTTGGTTCAGGCTCCATCATCTTCCTGATTATTCCGAGACTCAGGCTGACGCCGGAG CTCCAGCCTCTGTTCCAGCTCAGCCTGGCGGACCTGGTGCTAGCTGCCTGCTGGCTGATCGGAGCCATCCTTTACTCTCAGCGATGCAACCATCTGAGCACGCTCTGCTACAACCTGCACACTGTGGAGCAG ATTCTTTACATGGCCTCCTTCTTCTTCACCCTGAACTACGTGTGGAACCTCTTCACAGTAACCAGAGAGAAGTTCAACAGCTGCTTAAGTGGATACTCCGTACAG ttttcCAACAGTGTGTCTCTGGCAGCTAAAATGATCATTGCGATTTCAAT TCTGGTCCCCACGCTGCTGATGGTCCCTGTGTTCATACTAGGCAACATCAACCACTGTCAGGCCAACTTCACTGAGCCCTACAG GTGTCTGCTGATGCACACTGGAGCCCTGTTTCTGCGCCCAGGCCACCAGCAGTTGAGCGCCACCTGCAGCTTCCTGCACATCTACCAGATCGTGGTCTTCCTGAGCATCTTTCTCCTCACCCTGCTGAGCATCACG GTCCTCGTGGTCAAAGCTCGATGCATCTACAGGCGGGCTGTGACGGCAAACGGTTACCTAGGCAACGAGCAGCGGGCCTTGTTCCGAGTGATGGACCTGCGGATGCTGCTGTACCCTCTGGTCTTCATCTTCTGCTGGGGACCag CGGTGGCTCTGGCTTTTCTTCGGGTGGCGAAGCCCTCATCAGGTCACGGTGTGCTGGGGGTCTGCCTCTACATATCTGAG GCTTTCACCTCGGCCTCTCAGGGGTTCCTCAACTGTCTGGTCTACGGTTGGACACGTCTGCACCTGCGACGCGCTGGCTTGACGTTTTTCTCCCGAGACGTGGACACTCAGACACCCCTGCTGCGCTCCCAGCAGATCAGGAGCTATCTCGCTCCTCGGACCATCGGCTGA